Proteins encoded in a region of the Prochlorothrix hollandica PCC 9006 = CALU 1027 genome:
- the clpB gene encoding ATP-dependent chaperone ClpB, giving the protein MQPSDPNKFTEKAWEAIVTSQEVVRRFRQQQLEVEHVMIALLEGQDGTAATLLTQGEVDPVVLLQQVEDFARRQSRGTGGTQLFLGRGLDELLDKADQARQLWQDDHITVEHLLMGFVEDDRLGRRICQGYNLDAQTLQTLIKTRRANLAKVREPRMEASPSALETYGRDLTELAEEGKLDPVIGRDDEIRRVVQVLSRRTKNNPVLIGEPGVGKTAIAEGLAQRIIKGDVPESLKKRRLITLDMGSVIAGAKYRGEFEDRLRSVMREVIDSDGQIVLFIDELHTVVGAGGGQQGSAMDAGNLLKPMLARGELRCIGATTLDEFRKFIEKDPALERRFQQVMVNQPSVEDTVSILRGLKDRYEVHHGVKILDSALVAAASLSNRYISDRCLPDKAIDLVDEAAAKLKMEITSQPEELEILGRRINQLKMEQISLEAEDGKSLSLGETPFKASQDRLDRLTQEIASLKTKYDSLQSQWEAEKTLLDSIKHIKEEEEQLRVLIDQAERDGDLNKAAQLKYGRMATLEQEQEEKEAHLLAMQDSGKTLLREEVTDGDIAEIVGRWTGIPVNRLLETERQKLLHLETYLHKRVIGQREAVEAVASAIRRARAGMKEVGRPIGSFIFMGPSGVGKTELARTLSEALFDSEDALIRIDMSEYMEKHAVARLVGAPPGYVGYEEGGQLSEAVRRKPYSVILFDEVEKAHSDVFNILLQVLDDGRITDSQGRTVDFCNTVIIMTSNIGSGIILELAQKLVDQYGETEAQFQEMRLKVMEALSKAFRPEFLNRIDDPILFHPLSRSEISQIVGLQVKRLQGLLQEQRIKIELTAAAQDYLAQAGYEPSYGARPLKRVIQREVENPVATKLLENAFVEGDTILVTVKNDQLCFTKAGAEGVTEGQSDPDPEPAAVAVAVEVMEP; this is encoded by the coding sequence ATGCAACCCTCTGATCCCAACAAATTCACCGAAAAAGCCTGGGAAGCCATCGTTACCTCCCAGGAAGTGGTCCGCCGTTTCCGCCAGCAACAGTTGGAAGTGGAGCATGTGATGATCGCCCTCCTGGAGGGCCAGGATGGCACCGCCGCCACCTTGTTGACCCAAGGGGAAGTGGATCCCGTGGTCCTCTTACAACAGGTGGAAGACTTTGCCCGCCGCCAAAGCCGGGGCACCGGGGGTACCCAACTGTTCCTGGGGCGGGGTCTGGATGAACTGCTGGACAAAGCAGACCAGGCGCGGCAACTGTGGCAGGACGACCACATTACCGTGGAGCATCTGCTTATGGGCTTTGTGGAGGACGATCGCCTGGGGCGGCGCATCTGCCAGGGCTATAACCTGGATGCCCAGACCCTGCAAACCCTGATCAAAACCCGCCGCGCCAACCTGGCCAAGGTGCGGGAGCCGCGCATGGAAGCCAGCCCCAGCGCCCTGGAAACCTATGGCCGCGATCTGACGGAATTGGCGGAAGAAGGCAAGTTAGATCCCGTCATTGGGCGGGATGATGAAATTCGGCGGGTGGTGCAGGTGCTGTCGCGGCGCACCAAAAATAATCCGGTGCTGATTGGGGAGCCGGGGGTGGGCAAAACGGCGATCGCCGAAGGACTGGCCCAACGCATCATTAAGGGGGATGTGCCGGAATCCCTCAAAAAACGGCGGCTGATTACCCTGGACATGGGATCCGTCATTGCCGGGGCCAAATACCGGGGCGAATTTGAGGATCGGCTGCGATCGGTCATGCGGGAAGTCATCGACTCCGATGGTCAGATTGTGCTGTTCATTGACGAGTTGCATACGGTGGTGGGGGCCGGGGGCGGTCAGCAGGGTTCAGCCATGGATGCGGGCAATCTGTTGAAACCGATGTTGGCCCGGGGAGAGTTGCGCTGCATTGGGGCCACCACCCTCGATGAGTTCCGCAAGTTCATCGAAAAGGACCCAGCCCTAGAGCGGCGCTTCCAGCAGGTGATGGTCAACCAGCCCTCCGTTGAAGATACGGTGTCCATTTTGCGGGGTCTCAAGGATCGCTATGAAGTCCACCACGGGGTCAAAATTCTGGACTCGGCCCTGGTGGCGGCGGCGAGTTTATCCAACCGCTACATCAGCGATCGTTGCCTCCCCGATAAAGCCATTGATTTGGTGGACGAAGCAGCGGCCAAACTGAAAATGGAAATCACGTCCCAACCGGAAGAGTTGGAGATTTTGGGTCGCCGCATTAATCAACTCAAGATGGAACAAATTTCCCTGGAAGCCGAGGACGGAAAAAGCCTTAGCCTGGGGGAAACGCCCTTTAAAGCCTCCCAGGATCGCCTCGATCGCCTCACCCAGGAAATTGCAAGCCTAAAGACCAAATATGACAGTCTCCAAAGTCAGTGGGAAGCCGAAAAAACCCTCCTCGATTCCATTAAGCACATCAAAGAAGAAGAAGAACAATTGCGGGTCTTAATTGACCAGGCGGAGCGGGACGGGGATCTCAATAAAGCCGCCCAATTAAAGTATGGACGCATGGCGACCCTGGAACAGGAACAGGAGGAGAAAGAAGCCCATCTCCTGGCCATGCAAGATAGCGGCAAAACCCTGCTGCGGGAAGAGGTCACCGATGGGGACATTGCCGAAATTGTCGGTCGCTGGACCGGAATTCCCGTCAACCGCCTCTTGGAAACCGAGCGCCAAAAACTGCTGCATTTAGAGACCTATTTACACAAGCGGGTCATTGGCCAACGGGAAGCGGTGGAAGCCGTAGCCTCCGCCATTCGTCGAGCGCGGGCGGGCATGAAAGAAGTGGGACGACCGATCGGATCCTTTATTTTCATGGGACCCTCTGGGGTGGGCAAAACCGAGTTGGCCCGCACCCTCTCGGAAGCCCTGTTTGACAGCGAAGATGCCCTCATTCGCATTGACATGTCGGAATACATGGAAAAACACGCAGTTGCCCGGTTAGTGGGGGCACCTCCCGGCTATGTGGGCTATGAGGAAGGGGGCCAACTGTCGGAAGCCGTGCGCCGCAAACCCTACTCGGTCATTCTCTTTGATGAGGTGGAAAAGGCCCACAGTGATGTTTTTAATATCCTGTTGCAAGTGTTGGACGATGGGCGCATTACCGATTCCCAAGGGCGCACCGTTGACTTTTGCAATACGGTGATCATCATGACCAGCAACATCGGCAGTGGCATTATTTTAGAGTTGGCCCAAAAGCTGGTGGATCAATATGGGGAAACAGAAGCCCAATTCCAAGAGATGCGCCTCAAGGTGATGGAAGCCCTGAGCAAAGCCTTCCGACCGGAATTCCTCAACCGCATTGATGATCCCATTTTGTTTCACCCCCTCTCCCGCAGTGAGATTTCTCAAATTGTGGGCCTGCAAGTGAAGCGCCTCCAAGGGTTATTGCAGGAACAGCGGATTAAGATTGAACTGACCGCAGCGGCCCAAGATTATCTGGCCCAAGCCGGGTATGAACCCAGTTATGGGGCGCGTCCCCTCAAGCGGGTCATTCAGCGGGAAGTGGAAAACCCCGTGGCCACCAAGTTACTGGAAAATGCCTTTGTGGAGGGGGATACGATCCTGGTGACCGTCAAAAACGATCAACTCTGCTTTACCAAGGCGGGTGCTGAGGGAGTCACCGAGGGGCAGTCAGACCCTGACCCGGAACCCGCAGCCGTGGCCGTGGCGGTGGAGGTCATGGAGCCATAA
- a CDS encoding tetratricopeptide repeat protein, protein MTETNPPPHRKWTDFDWIWNTITVGCLVLGGTFATDTVQAFSQGQWDLLQTFGTIGQGAGLVFVTGGALTDRGRQGAKLVLTSLRIAPAYQAEVTCAFAAVTLAATYGVNQSLPRLGDYYYRQGQRFYNAGQTASAVASFHQALNFDPNDVRVTIALGNYFEKIRDHEAAQKFYLTALPYGEPAAFSGMGRAIMRQDTSLQGLEAAELYFQFALSQAQLQPELKASILTHLGFVYVQQADLIARNPISVAELREVGMIQSADPVGDLQRRSEQLLRSAIALTDINPAPWPGKGMAYCYLAALLDQTDRPQEAQGRWEDCANRAIPASSNQYEDILNYGGLPILDRVNTSGIVTRYAHDN, encoded by the coding sequence ATGACTGAGACCAATCCCCCACCCCACCGTAAGTGGACTGACTTTGACTGGATTTGGAATACGATCACCGTCGGTTGTCTAGTGCTGGGGGGAACCTTTGCCACGGATACTGTTCAGGCATTTTCCCAAGGACAATGGGATCTGCTGCAAACCTTTGGGACCATCGGCCAGGGGGCAGGGTTGGTGTTTGTGACCGGTGGGGCGTTGACCGATCGCGGGCGACAGGGTGCCAAACTGGTACTCACGAGTTTGAGGATTGCCCCCGCTTACCAGGCGGAAGTCACCTGTGCCTTTGCCGCCGTCACCTTGGCCGCTACCTATGGTGTTAACCAAAGCCTACCCCGGCTGGGGGATTACTATTATCGCCAAGGGCAGCGATTCTATAATGCGGGTCAAACCGCCTCAGCGGTGGCCAGTTTTCACCAAGCCCTGAACTTTGATCCCAATGATGTGCGGGTCACCATTGCCCTGGGTAACTACTTTGAAAAAATTAGGGATCATGAGGCGGCCCAAAAGTTTTATCTGACAGCGCTGCCCTACGGTGAACCGGCAGCGTTTAGTGGCATGGGGCGGGCGATCATGCGCCAGGATACGTCTTTGCAGGGTTTAGAGGCTGCTGAGTTATATTTCCAGTTTGCGTTATCCCAGGCCCAGCTTCAACCGGAGCTAAAGGCTAGTATTTTGACCCATCTGGGTTTTGTCTATGTGCAACAGGCGGATTTGATTGCCAGAAACCCCATCAGTGTGGCGGAACTGCGGGAAGTGGGTATGATCCAGTCCGCTGATCCCGTGGGGGACTTACAGCGTCGATCGGAACAACTTCTGCGCAGTGCCATTGCCTTAACGGACATCAACCCCGCTCCTTGGCCGGGGAAAGGGATGGCCTATTGCTATTTGGCCGCATTGCTAGACCAAACCGATCGCCCCCAGGAAGCCCAGGGCCGCTGGGAAGACTGCGCGAACCGGGCGATCCCCGCCTCCAGTAACCAGTATGAGGATATTTTGAACTATGGCGGTCTACCCATTCTCGATCGCGTCAACACCAGCGGCATTGTCACCCGCTATGCCCATGACAATTAA
- a CDS encoding Rpn family recombination-promoting nuclease/putative transposase, translating to MRFLDPKTDFAFKKIFGSAESKPILIEFLNALVYDSQPIVQDLEILDPYQAPQLQGVKDTFLDVKAQLADGTMVLIEMQVLNPLDFNKRVLYNVAKAYSLQLQRGQGYSRLRPVIGLTITDFVLFPERDRFLSHYQLLDREDGLPYGDDIELVFVELPKFAKSLGDLETLTDLWTFFLQQAGDLEEIPPPLDSSPNLDHAFHIAETVNLSVEEFDLLEKQAFRVEDGRNVVRRALLEGQQQRSREIARSLRGLLPAAVIAEKTGLTLAEVEALAAADAAGDR from the coding sequence ATGCGCTTTCTTGACCCTAAAACTGACTTTGCCTTCAAAAAAATCTTTGGTTCAGCGGAAAGCAAGCCTATTCTGATTGAGTTTCTTAATGCCTTGGTCTATGATAGCCAACCGATCGTCCAGGACTTAGAAATTCTCGACCCCTACCAAGCGCCCCAGCTTCAGGGCGTAAAAGACACCTTTCTAGACGTGAAAGCTCAGCTAGCGGACGGGACAATGGTGTTGATTGAAATGCAGGTGTTGAACCCCCTAGATTTTAATAAACGGGTGTTGTACAACGTAGCCAAAGCCTACTCCCTGCAACTGCAACGGGGTCAGGGCTACAGTCGCCTACGTCCAGTCATTGGCCTGACCATTACGGACTTTGTGCTGTTTCCCGAACGCGATCGCTTTCTCTCCCATTATCAGTTGCTCGATCGGGAAGACGGCCTACCCTACGGCGATGATATAGAACTGGTCTTTGTAGAATTACCCAAGTTTGCCAAGTCCCTAGGCGATTTGGAGACCCTCACGGATCTCTGGACATTTTTCCTCCAGCAAGCCGGTGATCTAGAGGAAATCCCACCCCCTTTGGACTCCAGTCCCAATCTAGATCATGCGTTTCACATTGCCGAGACCGTCAACTTGAGTGTGGAGGAATTTGATCTACTGGAAAAGCAAGCCTTTAGGGTAGAAGACGGTCGCAATGTGGTGCGGCGGGCGCTCCTGGAAGGGCAGCAGCAGCGGAGTCGGGAGATTGCCCGATCGCTGCGGGGACTGTTACCAGCGGCGGTGATTGCGGAAAAGACGGGGCTAACGCTGGCGGAAGTGGAGGCGCTGGCGGCGGCAGATGCAGCAGGGGACAGGTAA
- a CDS encoding Rpn family recombination-promoting nuclease/putative transposase: MRFLDPKTDFAFKKIFGSAESKPILIEFLNALVYDSQPIVQDLEILDPYQAPQLQGVKDTFLDVKAQLADGTMVLIEMQVLNPLDFNKRVLYNVAKAYSLQLQRGQGYSRLRPVIGLTITDFVLFPERDRFLSHYQLLDREDGLPYGDDIELVFVELPKFAKSLGDLETLTDLWTFFLQQAGDLEEIPPPLDSSPNLDHAFHIAETINLSMEEFDLLEKQAFRVEDGRNVVRRAILEGLQQGREEGREEGREEGREEGREEGREEGREAGIQESRREIARSLLGLLPAAVIAERTGLTLAEVETLAAADAAAGT, encoded by the coding sequence ATGCGTTTTCTTGACCCTAAAACTGACTTTGCCTTCAAAAAAATCTTTGGTTCAGCGGAAAGCAAGCCTATTCTGATTGAGTTTCTTAATGCCTTGGTCTATGATAGCCAACCGATCGTCCAAGACCTAGAAATTCTCGACCCCTACCAAGCGCCCCAGCTTCAGGGGGTGAAAGACACCTTTCTGGACGTAAAGGCCCAGCTAGCAGACGGAACCATGGTGTTGATCGAAATGCAGGTTTTGAACCCCCTAGATTTTAATAAACGGGTGTTGTACAACGTAGCCAAAGCCTACTCCCTGCAACTGCAACGGGGTCAGGGCTACAGCCGCCTACGTCCAGTCATTGGTCTGACCATTACGGACTTTGTGCTGTTTCCCGAACGCGATCGCTTTCTCTCCCATTACCAACTCCTCGATCGGGAAGACGGCCTACCCTACGGCGATGATATAGAACTGGTCTTTGTAGAATTACCCAAGTTTGCCAAGTCCCTAGGCGATTTGGAGACCCTCACGGATCTCTGGACATTTTTCCTCCAGCAAGCCGGTGATCTAGAGGAAATCCCACCCCCTTTGGACTCCAGTCCCAATCTAGATCATGCGTTTCACATTGCCGAGACCATCAACTTGAGCATGGAGGAATTCGACCTGCTGGAGAAGCAAGCCTTCAGGGTGGAAGACGGTCGCAATGTGGTGCGCCGAGCCATCCTGGAAGGGCTGCAACAGGGGCGGGAAGAAGGCCGCGAAGAAGGCCGCGAAGAAGGCCGCGAAGAAGGCCGCGAAGAAGGCCGCGAAGAAGGCCGCGAAGCGGGAATTCAGGAAAGTCGGCGGGAGATTGCCCGATCGCTCCTTGGACTGTTACCGGCGGCGGTGATTGCAGAGCGGACGGGGCTAACCCTGGCGGAGGTGGAAACGCTAGCGGCGGCTGATGCAGCAGCGGGAACCTGA
- a CDS encoding Rpn family recombination-promoting nuclease/putative transposase — translation MRFLDPKTDFAFKKIFGSAESKPILIEFLNALVYDSQPIVQDLEILDPYQAPQLQGVKDTFLDVKAQLADGTMVLIEMQVLNPLDFNKRVLYNVAKAYSLQLQRGQGYSRLRPVIGLTITDFVLFPERDRFLSHYQLLDREDGLPYGDDIELVFVELPKFAKSLGDLETLTDLWTFFLQQAGDLEEIPPPLDSSPNLDHAFHIAETINLSMEEFDLLEKQAFRVEDGRNVVRRAILEGLQQGRAEALEAVQESRREIARSLLGLLPAAVIAERTGLTLAEVEALAADDAAAET, via the coding sequence ATGCGCTTTCTTGACCCTAAAACTGACTTTGCCTTCAAAAAAATCTTTGGTTCAGCCGAAAGCAAGCCTATTCTGATTGAGTTTCTTAATGCCTTGGTTTATGACAGCCAACCGATCGTCCAAGACCTAGAAATTCTCGACCCCTACCAAGCACCCCAACTCCAGGGCGTAAAAGACACCTTTCTGGACGTAAAGGCCCAGCTAGCAGACGGAACCATGGTTTTGATCGAAATGCAGGTGTTGAATCCCCTGGATTTTAACAAGCGCGTCCTCTACAACGTGGCCAAAGCCTACTCCCTGCAACTGCAACGGGGCCAAGGCTACAGTCGCCTGCGTCCGGTCATTGGCCTGACCATTACGGACTTTGTGCTGTTTCCCGAACGCGATCGCTTTCTCTCCCATTATCAGTTGCTCGATCGGGAAGACGGCCTACCCTATGGCGATGATATAGAACTAGTCTTTGTAGAATTACCCAAGTTTGCCAAATCCCTAGGCGATTTGGAGACCCTCACGGATCTCTGGACATTTTTCCTCCAGCAAGCCGGTGATCTAGAGGAAATCCCACCCCCTTTAGACTCCAGTCCCAATCTAGATCATGCGTTTCACATTGCCGAGACCATCAACTTGAGCATGGAGGAATTTGACCTGCTGGAGAAGCAAGCCTTCAGGGTGGAAGACGGTCGCAATGTGGTGCGCCGAGCCATCCTGGAAGGGCTGCAACAGGGACGGGCTGAGGCGCTAGAAGCAGTTCAAGAAAGTCGGCGGGAGATTGCCCGATCGCTCCTTGGACTGTTACCGGCGGCGGTGATTGCAGAGCGGACGGGGCTAACCCTGGCGGAGGTGGAGGCGCTGGCGGCGGACGATGCAGCAGCGGAAACCTGA
- a CDS encoding Rpn family recombination-promoting nuclease/putative transposase, with translation MRFLDPKTDFAFKRIFGSAESKPILIEFLNALVYDSQPIVQDLEILDPYQAPQLQGVKDTFLDVKAQLADGTMVLIEMQVLNPLDFNKRVLYNVAKAYSLQLQRGQGYSRLRPVIGLTITDFVLFPERDRFLSHYQLLDREDGLPYGDDIELVFVELPKFAKSLGDLETLTDLWTFFLQQAGDLEEIPPPLDSSPNLDHAFHIAETINLSMEEFDLLEKQAFKVEDGRNVVRRAILEGLQQGREEGREEGREEGREEGREEGREEGREEGREEGREEGREAGIQESRREIARSLLGLLPAAVIAERTGLTLAEVETLAAADAAAGT, from the coding sequence ATGCGCTTTCTTGACCCTAAAACTGACTTTGCCTTCAAAAGAATCTTTGGTTCAGCCGAAAGCAAGCCTATTCTAATTGAGTTTCTCAACGCCTTGGTCTATGACAGCCAACCGATCGTCCAGGACTTAGAAATTCTCGACCCCTACCAAGCGCCCCAGCTTCAGGGGGTGAAAGACACCTTTCTCGATGTGAAAGCCCAGCTAGCGGACGGGACAATGGTGTTGATCGAAATGCAGGTGTTGAATCCCCTGGATTTTAACAAGCGCGTCCTCTACAACGTGGCTAAAGCCTACTCCCTGCAACTGCAACGGGGCCAGGGCTACAGTCGCTTGCGTCCAGTCATTGGTCTGACCATTACGGACTTTGTGCTGTTTCCAGAGCGCGATCGCTTTCTCTCCCATTACCAACTCCTCGATCGGGAAGACGGCCTACCCTATGGCGATGATATAGAACTAGTCTTTGTAGAATTACCCAAGTTTGCCAAATCCCTAGGCGATTTGGAGACCCTCACGGATCTATGGACATTTTTCCTCCAGCAAGCCGGTGATCTAGAGGAAATCCCACCCCCTTTAGACTCCAGTCCCAATCTAGATCATGCGTTTCACATTGCCGAGACCATCAACTTGAGCATGGAGGAATTTGACCTGCTGGAGAAGCAAGCCTTCAAGGTGGAAGACGGTCGCAATGTGGTGCGCCGAGCCATCCTGGAAGGGCTGCAACAGGGGCGCGAAGAAGGCCGCGAAGAAGGCCGCGAAGAAGGCCGCGAAGAAGGCCGCGAAGAAGGCCGCGAAGAAGGCCGCGAAGAAGGCCGCGAAGAAGGCCGCGAAGAAGGCCGCGAAGCGGGAATTCAGGAAAGTCGGCGGGAGATTGCCCGATCGCTCCTTGGACTGTTACCGGCGGCGGTGATTGCAGAGCGGACGGGGCTAACCCTGGCGGAGGTGGAAACGCTAGCGGCGGCAGATGCAGCAGCGGGCACCTGA
- a CDS encoding alkyl/aryl-sulfatase: MTHSDVVRPMGVHLIWLQLLRLLLGILGCLSLGLASLSGIGTPPALAVPLGTYGSTSQPEILRLTPEVQVAVGYGVSNVSLITGPTGSILIDAADSVTSAQKLLPQFRALSDRPLQAIIYTHSHPDHTGGAQVWVQQFNAAPDPAPAIYARSNFNQTLDRAESLGAIAQQRRDWEHGFGLAARDRAVYFGESLPPPQNIGGGTLPPTHTFAGDHLSLSIGGIALDLVAAPGESPDELYVWLPQQNIVFCGDNYYSAFPNLSAIRGTPYRDVAQWVASLDSMVAKAPEYLVPGHSAPLGNRDDIQRVLGNYSAAIDAVLTQTLEGMNQGLTPDQLVQRVQLPPDLAQLPYLQPVYGEIAPAVRSIFAAYLGWFDGNPTHLNPLAPLVQAQHLAHLAGGITALWHQAHTAAAIEDYLWVLQLTDALHELLGDQTLEITPAPEPGSAEPPALTRSALAQLRAMALDGLADREINTNASNYYRSAAHALRSDPPLWHLGVSADVAAIEGPPTHNPPTHNPPTHNPKNKVLKQAFSGLGE; the protein is encoded by the coding sequence ATGACCCATTCTGACGTTGTTCGCCCCATGGGGGTTCACCTCATCTGGCTGCAACTGCTTCGACTCCTCCTAGGGATTCTGGGCTGCTTGAGCCTAGGACTCGCCAGCCTCAGCGGCATCGGTACCCCCCCCGCCCTGGCCGTTCCTTTGGGCACCTATGGCAGCACCAGCCAACCGGAAATCCTCCGCCTGACCCCAGAGGTGCAAGTGGCGGTGGGCTATGGGGTCTCTAATGTTAGCCTGATCACGGGACCTACGGGCAGTATTCTCATCGATGCTGCCGATAGCGTTACCAGTGCCCAGAAGCTCCTGCCCCAGTTCCGCGCCCTCAGCGATCGCCCCCTCCAAGCCATCATCTACACCCACAGCCACCCCGATCACACCGGCGGTGCCCAGGTCTGGGTGCAGCAGTTTAACGCCGCTCCTGATCCAGCCCCCGCCATTTACGCCCGCAGCAACTTTAACCAAACCCTCGATCGCGCCGAAAGCTTGGGGGCGATCGCCCAACAGCGGCGGGACTGGGAACATGGCTTTGGCTTAGCGGCCCGCGATCGAGCCGTCTATTTTGGAGAGTCCCTGCCCCCACCCCAGAACATCGGCGGCGGCACCCTGCCCCCCACCCACACCTTTGCTGGTGACCACCTCAGCCTCAGCATTGGCGGCATTGCCCTAGACCTAGTGGCGGCACCAGGGGAAAGTCCCGACGAGCTATATGTCTGGCTTCCCCAGCAAAATATTGTGTTTTGTGGTGACAACTACTATTCTGCCTTTCCTAATCTTTCCGCCATTCGGGGGACTCCTTACCGGGATGTGGCTCAATGGGTGGCTAGCCTTGATTCCATGGTGGCTAAGGCACCGGAGTATCTGGTACCCGGACACTCGGCCCCCCTGGGCAACCGGGACGATATTCAACGGGTCCTGGGGAACTATAGTGCTGCCATTGACGCTGTGCTAACCCAAACCCTGGAGGGCATGAACCAGGGACTAACCCCGGATCAATTGGTGCAACGGGTTCAATTACCGCCTGATTTAGCCCAACTCCCCTATTTACAACCGGTCTATGGCGAGATTGCCCCAGCGGTGCGATCGATCTTTGCCGCCTATCTGGGCTGGTTTGACGGCAATCCCACCCACCTGAACCCCCTGGCTCCCCTGGTTCAGGCCCAACACCTGGCCCACCTGGCGGGGGGGATCACGGCCCTCTGGCACCAGGCCCATACTGCCGCTGCGATCGAGGACTATCTCTGGGTGTTGCAGTTGACTGATGCCCTCCATGAGTTACTGGGGGATCAAACCCTAGAGATCACTCCAGCCCCAGAACCCGGTTCAGCGGAACCCCCCGCCTTGACCCGATCGGCTTTAGCCCAGTTGCGGGCCATGGCCTTGGATGGGTTGGCCGATCGGGAGATCAATACCAATGCCAGCAATTACTATCGATCGGCGGCCCATGCCTTGAGATCAGACCCTCCCCTCTGGCACCTGGGAGTTTCTGCTGATGTGGCCGCGATCGAGGGACCCCCTACCCATAATCCCCCTACCCATAATCCCCCTACCCATAATCCTAAAAATAAGGTCCTGAAGCAGGCGTTTTCCGGCCTAGGAGAGTGA
- the murG gene encoding undecaprenyldiphospho-muramoylpentapeptide beta-N-acetylglucosaminyltransferase has protein sequence MTAAPPHLLIAASGTGGHLFPALAVAAELDDCTIEWLGVPDRLETQLVGDRYRLHTVPVTGFQGGLGLGSLKVLWGLIRAIFQVRRLLRRGRFQGVFTTGGYIAGPAILAARSLGLPVLLHESNALPGKVTRWFSPWCTEVALGVDSARRYLPKQAHTTYGGTPVRPDFLATPPPVLTLPIPAKAPLLVVMGGSQGAVALNQLVRRCAPMWLEAGMWIVHLTGEVDADRDSFHHDHYVSLPFYPEMAALLHRADLAISRAGAGTLTELAITHTPSILIPYPHAAEDHQTYNGTIFATAGAALLMQQDEVVPEDLQQKVLMLLKGVIQRHQQPTHWPFTPNDPLVIMAEKTAELAFPDSARHLADRLRQLLAESPLNDGSLTTGP, from the coding sequence GTGACCGCAGCCCCGCCCCATCTTCTCATAGCAGCGAGTGGAACAGGGGGACATTTGTTCCCCGCGTTAGCCGTGGCCGCTGAACTGGATGATTGCACCATTGAGTGGTTGGGGGTGCCCGATCGCCTGGAAACCCAATTGGTGGGCGATCGCTACCGCCTCCATACGGTACCGGTCACAGGGTTCCAGGGGGGGCTGGGCCTGGGGAGCCTCAAGGTGTTGTGGGGGCTGATCCGCGCCATTTTCCAAGTGCGTCGTCTCCTGCGGCGGGGTCGCTTCCAGGGGGTTTTCACCACCGGGGGCTACATTGCTGGCCCTGCTATTCTAGCGGCCCGATCCCTGGGGTTGCCGGTGCTGCTCCATGAATCCAATGCCTTGCCCGGTAAGGTCACCCGCTGGTTTAGCCCCTGGTGTACGGAGGTGGCCCTTGGGGTGGACAGTGCCCGCCGCTATTTGCCGAAACAGGCCCACACCACCTATGGGGGAACCCCGGTGCGCCCGGATTTTCTGGCTACACCGCCGCCGGTGCTAACGTTGCCCATTCCGGCCAAGGCTCCCCTGCTGGTGGTGATGGGGGGCAGTCAAGGGGCAGTGGCCCTAAACCAGTTGGTGCGCCGCTGTGCCCCGATGTGGCTGGAGGCGGGGATGTGGATCGTCCATCTGACGGGAGAGGTGGATGCAGATCGCGATAGTTTCCACCATGACCACTATGTCAGTCTGCCGTTTTACCCGGAGATGGCGGCCCTGTTGCACCGGGCTGATTTGGCCATTAGCCGCGCTGGAGCCGGAACCCTGACGGAGTTGGCCATTACCCACACCCCCTCCATTTTAATTCCCTATCCCCATGCGGCAGAGGATCACCAAACCTACAATGGCACCATTTTTGCGACGGCGGGGGCAGCGCTGTTGATGCAACAAGATGAGGTGGTTCCGGAGGACCTGCAACAGAAGGTGTTGATGTTGCTGAAGGGGGTCATTCAGCGCCACCAGCAACCCACTCATTGGCCCTTTACCCCCAATGACCCCCTGGTGATTATGGCAGAGAAAACGGCTGAGTTAGCCTTTCCGGACAGTGCCCGCCATTTAGCCGATCGGCTCCGGCAATTACTGGCTGAATCACCCCTTAACGACGGGTCCTTAACGACGGGTCCTTAA